Proteins from a single region of Starkeya sp. ORNL1:
- a CDS encoding uracil-DNA glycosylase, whose translation MPLNELDIFADILAFHVEAGVDAALGEAPIDRFKESAAEASARAAARPAAVTPAARPASVPQNAQPAPRPEPRRPAPPPPAAPMMSTAAPPPPDVATVEAREAAMSAPTLEALRTILEGFDGCPLKHTATRLVFSDGNPQARLMFVGEAPGRDEDIEGKPFVGRSGKLLDRMMAAIGLDRTSAYIANVVPWRPPGNRTPTPQETAICLPFIRRQIELANPDMLVCLGGPSAQTLLGIKDGITKARGRWGQYDTGTRTIPALATFHPAYLLRTPLGKRMAWRDFLAISKALGELPARST comes from the coding sequence ATGCCATTGAATGAACTTGATATTTTCGCGGACATCCTGGCCTTCCACGTGGAAGCCGGGGTCGATGCCGCGCTGGGCGAGGCGCCGATCGACCGCTTCAAGGAGAGCGCGGCGGAGGCGAGTGCCCGTGCCGCTGCGCGCCCGGCGGCCGTGACGCCGGCAGCACGGCCGGCTTCCGTGCCCCAAAACGCGCAGCCCGCTCCAAGGCCGGAGCCCCGTCGCCCGGCCCCGCCGCCGCCGGCGGCGCCGATGATGAGCACGGCCGCCCCGCCCCCGCCCGACGTGGCGACGGTGGAAGCTCGCGAAGCGGCAATGAGCGCGCCGACGCTCGAGGCGTTGCGCACCATATTGGAGGGCTTCGACGGCTGCCCGCTGAAGCACACCGCGACCCGCCTCGTCTTCTCCGACGGCAACCCGCAGGCGCGGCTGATGTTCGTCGGCGAGGCGCCCGGCCGCGACGAGGATATCGAGGGCAAGCCGTTCGTCGGCCGCTCCGGCAAGCTGCTGGACCGCATGATGGCGGCAATCGGGCTCGACCGCACGAGCGCCTATATCGCCAATGTCGTGCCCTGGCGCCCGCCGGGCAACCGCACCCCGACGCCGCAGGAGACCGCGATCTGCCTGCCCTTCATCCGCCGGCAGATCGAGCTTGCCAATCCGGACATGCTGGTCTGCCTCGGCGGGCCGTCGGCGCAGACCTTGCTGGGGATAAAGGACGGCATCACCAAGGCGCGCGGGCGCTGGGGGCAGTACGACACCGGCACCCGCACCATTCCCGCACTCGCCACCTTCCACCCGGCCTACCTGTTGCGCACCCCGCTCGGCAAGCGCATGGCGTGGCGGGATTTCCTGGCGATCTCGAAAGCGCTCGGCGAGTTGCCGGCGCGTAGTACGTAG
- a CDS encoding cytochrome ubiquinol oxidase subunit I, producing the protein MDLDPVLLARIQFAFTISFHIIFPSFTIGLAAYIATLEVLWISTGHERYHRIARFFTKIFAVSFAMGVVSGIVLSYQFGTNWSNFSRVVGNVVGPLIGYEVLTAFFLEATFLGIMLFGWNKVPRPLHVFASIAVAVGTTMSAFWILSANSWMQTPAGYEMVNGVAIPTDWLEAIFNPSFPYRLAHMVTACYLTTAFVVLAVGARYLVAGRFPEDGRTMMRMAIGLIAIFAPLQALIGDQHGLNTLEHQPAKIAAIEAHWGGESTSPNAGVPLVLFAIPNEKEERNDYQIAIPRLGSLILTHTLDGTFKGLKEFPPNDRPPVAVPFFAFRVMVGIGLLMIAIGWVGAFLLWRRRLFDSDWYLWPTQFVWPLGFIAVLSGWFVTEVGRQPWIATGILRTLDAASPVTGWQVATTLVLFVLVYGVVFSMGIYYINRLIVKGPQGAAIETPENLPPSRPLSAAGDAARDAIATPGA; encoded by the coding sequence ATGGACCTCGATCCGGTTCTTCTGGCACGCATCCAGTTTGCCTTCACCATTTCCTTCCACATCATATTTCCCAGCTTCACCATAGGCTTGGCGGCCTATATCGCGACGCTGGAAGTGCTGTGGATCTCGACTGGTCATGAGCGCTACCACCGAATCGCGCGGTTCTTCACCAAGATCTTCGCGGTGTCGTTCGCCATGGGCGTGGTGTCCGGCATCGTGCTCTCCTACCAGTTCGGCACCAACTGGAGCAATTTCTCCCGGGTGGTCGGCAATGTGGTCGGGCCGCTGATCGGCTACGAGGTGCTGACCGCCTTCTTCCTGGAGGCGACCTTCCTCGGCATCATGCTGTTCGGCTGGAACAAGGTGCCGCGGCCGCTCCACGTCTTCGCGTCGATCGCGGTGGCGGTGGGCACCACCATGTCCGCCTTCTGGATCCTGTCCGCCAATAGCTGGATGCAGACCCCGGCCGGCTACGAGATGGTCAATGGCGTCGCCATTCCGACAGACTGGCTCGAGGCGATCTTCAATCCGAGCTTCCCCTATCGCCTCGCCCATATGGTGACGGCCTGCTACCTCACCACCGCATTCGTGGTGCTGGCGGTCGGGGCGCGCTACCTCGTCGCCGGACGCTTCCCGGAAGACGGGCGCACCATGATGCGCATGGCCATCGGGCTGATCGCGATCTTCGCCCCGCTCCAGGCCCTCATCGGCGACCAGCACGGCCTCAACACGCTGGAACACCAGCCGGCCAAGATCGCCGCCATCGAGGCGCATTGGGGCGGCGAGAGCACCTCGCCGAACGCCGGCGTGCCGCTGGTGCTGTTCGCCATCCCGAATGAAAAGGAAGAGCGCAACGACTACCAGATCGCCATCCCCCGGCTCGGCAGCCTGATCCTGACCCATACGCTTGACGGCACCTTCAAAGGGCTGAAGGAATTTCCGCCGAACGACCGGCCGCCTGTGGCGGTGCCGTTCTTCGCCTTCCGCGTCATGGTCGGCATCGGCCTGCTGATGATCGCCATCGGCTGGGTCGGCGCGTTCCTGCTGTGGCGTCGCCGGCTGTTCGACAGCGACTGGTACCTGTGGCCGACGCAATTCGTCTGGCCGCTCGGCTTCATCGCCGTGCTGTCCGGCTGGTTCGTCACCGAAGTCGGCCGCCAGCCGTGGATCGCGACGGGGATATTGCGCACGCTCGACGCCGCCTCCCCGGTCACCGGCTGGCAAGTGGCGACGACCCTGGTGCTGTTCGTGCTGGTCTATGGCGTCGTGTTCTCGATGGGCATCTATTACATCAACCGCCTGATCGTGAAGGGCCCGCAAGGCGCCGCCATCGAGACGCCGGAAAACCTTCCGCCCAGCCGACCGCTCTCCGCCGCGGGCGATGCCGCCCGCGACGCCATCGCAACGCCGGGGGCTTGA